The nucleotide window GGGCGTCGGCCGCCGTCCGTAGATCGTCCTCGATGCGCTCCTTCGCCTCGGCGAGCACTCGGCTGCGTTCGGTCAGCAGCTGCTCGTGGCGCAGCAGCCGTCCGGCCGAGCGGATGCGGGCGGTCAGGCTCGCGGTATCGAGCGGCTTTGCCATGAAGTCGTCGACGCCCGCCTCAAGCGCGCGTTCCCGCTCGTGCCGCTGATTCTGGCCGGTGACCATAAGGATATGAATGTAATGATCATCTTCGGTCTGGCGTATCTTGCGCGCCAGCTCGTGACCGTTCATGCCGGGCATGTCGAGATCGCACACGAGCACCTTTGCCGACAGGTCGTGCATCATCCTGAGCGCATCTCTGCCATCCGCGGCTTCATGCGCTTCATACCCTAGTTTTTTCAGGATCGCAGAGATATACGCTCGCTGAAGCGCGTCGTCGTCGGCGACGACGACCTTGACCGGCGACGCATCCGTTTCGGCCAGAGGTTCAAGCTGGTAATCATACATATGCAGCACTGGGTGGAATCCTGATCTTCGGCTTCCACACTAGGTTGCAACCGTCTTATTTGAAAGCGTTGTTTTCGCACGATTTGTTCAGCGATCATTTGTTCTAAATCCGCAACAATGTCTACGGGGCAAGGGCACCTCTGCGAAAATCTGGCGCGCGACGGGATAAATCGAGTGATCTGCTGTTCGATCGGTGAATGCGTAGGATCATGCAGCTGGGCTCTTCCGTGCTTCGAAGCGTCGAGGCGTGGCTGATAGCCGGGTAGCCGATGCCTCAAATCCGGGCACGCGGCGGCCCGTACCCCAGGGGCGAGCCCCGTGTGCCCCGGGCCAGGGACCGGCCCACGAACGAGGTCACTCCGCTGCGTCGGACTCACGCGGGAAACAAGGGGGGTTGAAATGCTGCGCTGCAGCAATCATGTTCTGTGTCAGATGATGAGACCGCCTGAAACGGCGCCCGAAAGGAGAATACGATGACCAAGCAAACCGATTTCACCAAGATTTTTGGCCAGATGCCCAACATGATGGATAACAAGGCGCTCGAGGATGGCTTCAAGCGCATGGCCGACATCAACGAGCAGATGACCGGGGTTGCGGCTGACGCGGCCGCGAAGACCACCGAGATCATGGCCGGTTCGGCAACCGAGACCTTCGACAACGTTCGCAAGCTCTCGACCGCCCGCGCGACCCCGACCGACTACGGTCAGGCGTTCAGCGACTTCGCGCAGGCCCAGATGCAGCTGGCGCAGCGTGCGACCGAAGCCTTCGCGGATGTCGCGAAGGATTCCGGTGGCAAATTCGCCGGCATGGCATCGGTCGCGACCGACACAGCCACGAAGACGGCCTCGAAGGCCGCCGCGAAGTAAACGTCGCGCGGCGATACGTGCCGGATGAAAATGACGGCGGGTCCTGCGGGGCCCGCCGTTTCTTGTCTGAAGGGTTAGCCCTCCGAAAGCCGCCGTGCGAGGTCGGCGGTCGCCTTGTCGGGCGTTTCGATCTGCTTGGTATTCCGCCTCGGGAATGGCGATGCCAAGGCGCGCGTGCAGTGCTGCCACGAGATGCAGCACGTCCATCGGGCCGACTTCCAGATTTTCCGTCAGGCGATCTCCGCCGCCGATGACGCAGCGTCGAGGTCAGGCGCGTCGAGCGGGTGCAGGCAGGCGACGGCGCGGTCGGCGCCGCGCGTGCCGAGCTGCGGGTCGCGCAGGCGGCAATCGTCGCGGGCGGCGGGGCAGCGGGTGGAGAACCGGCAGCCCTGCGGCAGGTCGAGCGGGCTGGGGATCTCGCCGGGCAGCGGCTCGGGAATGGCCTCGAAGAAGCGCGGCGCGGCGGCGCGCAGCGCGGCCGAGTAGGGGTGCGCCGGCTGGTTGAGCACCGCGTCGGTCGGGCCGGTCTCGACGATGCGGCCGAGATACATGATGGCGATCTCCTCGCAGAGATAGCTCGCAACGCCGAGGTCGTGGGTGATGAAGACCAGCGTCAGCCCCATGTCGCGCTGCAGCCCGCGCAGCAGCGTCAGAAGCTGCGCCTGCGTGGAAACGTCGAGCCCCGAGACCGCCTCGTCGGCCACGAGCACCGAGGGTTCGGAGGCCAGTGCGCGGGCGATTGCGACCCGCCGGACCTGCCCGCCGGACAGCCCCGAGGGGTAGCGCGCGGCGGCGTCGGTCGGCAGGCCCACACGGTCGATGAGCTGGGCCACGCGGGCCTGCTCCTCGGCCGGCGGCACGATGCCGAAATGGCGCAGCGGCTCGGCGATGAGCTGGCCCACGGTCATGCGCGGATCGAGCGAGCCGCGCGCGTCCTGGTAGACCATCGCCACGTCGCGGGCGAAGCCGGTGCCCCGGGCGCGGGCCTCGCGGATCGGCTTGCCACGGTAGAGCGCGCGGCCGCCGCTGGGCGCGTCGAGCCCGAGCAGAACCCGCAGGAGCGTCGACTTGCCCGAGCCGCTTTCGCCGACGAGCGCCAGCGAGGCGCCCTGCGGGACGCGCAGGCGCACGCCGTCGAGCGCGCGCAGTCCGACGGTGTCGCGGCTGAACAGGCCGCGGCCGGGCTTGGGCACCGGGAAGACCTGTTCGACCTCGATCAGTTCGAAGACCGGCGGCGCGGGCTGGCCGGAGGTCTCGGGGCGGGGGTGTTTCTGTCCCATGATCATTCGGGGTTCCAGCAGGCAAAATGGTGGGAAAGCGGGCTTGTCGCCTCGGGCGCGGCTGGCGTGAGCGGCGGCGCCTCGTGGGCGCAGCGCGACAGCGCGCGCGGGCAGCGGGTGGCGAAGCGGCAGCCCTTCGGCATCTGGTCGTGCGGCGGTACGGTGCCCTCGGGCGCGTTCAGCTCCTCGGTGCCGATCTCGAGCACGCAGGACTTGAGCTGCTGCGTGTAGGGGTGGCGGTGGCGTTCGAGCACGTCGCGGGCGGGGCCGGCCTCGACCACCTGCCCGGCGTAGAGCACGACGATCCGGTCGCAGGCCTGGCTGGCAAGCGCGAGGTCGTGCAGCACGAAGATGCAGCTGGCCCCCCGGGCACGGGTCTGTTGCAGGATCAGCCGCACGATCTGCGCCTGGATCGTCACGTCGAGCGCCGAGGTGGGCTCGTCCGCGAGCAGCAGGTCGGGGTTGCCGGCCAGCGCGATGGCGACCATCACCCGTTGCTGCATGCCCCCCGACAGCTGGTGCGGATAGGCCGAAAGCCGGCCCTCGGGATCGTTGATGCCGACCGAGGTGAAGAGCTCGACCGCGCGGGTCCGCGCCTCGGCCTTCGACAGCCCGAGGTTGCGGCGCAGCACGGTGACCAGCTGCCGCCCCACGGTATAGGCCGGGTTGAGCGCCGACCCCGCGTCCTGGAAGATCATCGACAGGCGGCGGCCGCGCAGCCTGACCATCTGCTTCTCGGGCAGGGCGAGCAGGTCGCCCGCGCCCTCGAGCTCGGCGGTGCCCTCGACCTTCGCGTCGCCGAGCAGCCGCATGATTGCCGTGGCGATGGTTGACTTGCCGGCGCCGCTCTCGCCGACGAGTGCCAGTGTCTCGCCCTGGGCGAGCGACAGGCTCACCCGGTCGAGGATCTTCGCGGCCCCGCGATGCACGGTGAGATCGGAGAGGGTCAGGACTGGAGGGGAAACGGTGTCCTTCATGCGGACCTCCGCAGCTTGGGGTCGAATTCCTCGCGGATGCCGTCACCGACGATCGACAGCGCGATGAGAAGCAGCGCGAGCGCGAAGCCGGGCATGGCCGACATCCACGCGGCGAAGCTCACGAAGGCGCGGCCCTCGGCGATCATCAGGCCCCAGTCGGGGGTGGGCGGTGTCACGCCGATGCCGAGGAACGACAGCGAGGACGAGACGAGGATCGCCTCGGAGATGCGGATCGTCACCTGCACCGCGAGCGGGAAGATCACGTTCGGCAGGATGTGGCGCCAGATCACCTTGAAGTAGGGGATCGACATGAGCTGCGCGGCCTCGACGAAGAGTTGCACGCGCACCTGCATGACATCGGCGCGCACGGTGCGCGAGAAGGGGCCGATCATCGACAGGCCCACGGCGATCACCACCTTGTCCACGCCCTGTCCGAGGATGGCGATGAAGGCCACCGCGAGGATCAGCGAGGGCAG belongs to Salipiger profundus and includes:
- a CDS encoding oligopeptide/dipeptide ABC transporter ATP-binding protein; the protein is MIMGQKHPRPETSGQPAPPVFELIEVEQVFPVPKPGRGLFSRDTVGLRALDGVRLRVPQGASLALVGESGSGKSTLLRVLLGLDAPSGGRALYRGKPIREARARGTGFARDVAMVYQDARGSLDPRMTVGQLIAEPLRHFGIVPPAEEQARVAQLIDRVGLPTDAAARYPSGLSGGQVRRVAIARALASEPSVLVADEAVSGLDVSTQAQLLTLLRGLQRDMGLTLVFITHDLGVASYLCEEIAIMYLGRIVETGPTDAVLNQPAHPYSAALRAAAPRFFEAIPEPLPGEIPSPLDLPQGCRFSTRCPAARDDCRLRDPQLGTRGADRAVACLHPLDAPDLDAASSAAEIA
- a CDS encoding ABC transporter permease, which produces MSAETTEAPTTLPPSEPPAKPKTGRKSIFLRRPFFTIALIVTAAYVIAAIFAPFVAPYDPVAQDMNAMMQPPTGAHPMGTDSYGQDILSRVIYGARYALVIGIFSVLIGAVGGLVIGLAAGLSGGWLEWALMRLIDSILALPSLILAVAFIAILGQGVDKVVIAVGLSMIGPFSRTVRADVMQVRVQLFVEAAQLMSIPYFKVIWRHILPNVIFPLAVQVTIRISEAILVSSSLSFLGIGVTPPTPDWGLMIAEGRAFVSFAAWMSAMPGFALALLLIALSIVGDGIREEFDPKLRRSA
- a CDS encoding ABC transporter ATP-binding protein: MKDTVSPPVLTLSDLTVHRGAAKILDRVSLSLAQGETLALVGESGAGKSTIATAIMRLLGDAKVEGTAELEGAGDLLALPEKQMVRLRGRRLSMIFQDAGSALNPAYTVGRQLVTVLRRNLGLSKAEARTRAVELFTSVGINDPEGRLSAYPHQLSGGMQQRVMVAIALAGNPDLLLADEPTSALDVTIQAQIVRLILQQTRARGASCIFVLHDLALASQACDRIVVLYAGQVVEAGPARDVLERHRHPYTQQLKSCVLEIGTEELNAPEGTVPPHDQMPKGCRFATRCPRALSRCAHEAPPLTPAAPEATSPLSHHFACWNPE